One Cucumis melo cultivar AY chromosome 8, USDA_Cmelo_AY_1.0, whole genome shotgun sequence genomic window, CCACCTGACTCAGAAGAAATAGACATGACCACCCCTTCTATGGAGTGGGTGAATCACAAGACGCCTAATCTGAAAATACCCCGAATAAAGGATATAACGATCAACGGATACTCGGTGAAAGTGAAGTTTTGTGACACTTGCCTTTTATATCGTCCACCACGGGCTTCTCATTGCTCTATCTGCAACAATTGCGTTCAGAAGTTTGATCACCACTGCCCGTGGGTAGGTCAGTGCATTGGGCTGGTAAGTCATCCTGAAGTATGGGATTCAACCTTTTATGATAAAAAGAATAAACGACCGTCTACTAACCAAGCATTATGTGAATGAACTCTTCTTGGAACTTGACTTgttctttaaatattttatatcatGTTTGTTTGCAATGATTGTGGTAGCAGTTCACTTTTGTACAAGGCTTGCTGATTGAAGCTGAGTTATTTGCCATTTGATTCTGATATCGTTTTTCAATATCTCTTGACTACTTTCTGCTACTTAAACATGGAGTTCTTCAACTGTTTGTGAAAGCACATCAAATAGTAGCTTTGAACGTGCTAGTAAATATGTTTGCTTGCAACAAATTAACCATTTCTCATTTTCATTTTGTTGCAGAGAAATTATCGATTTTTCATAATGTTTATATCAACATCTACCATTTTGTGTATATACGTCTTCACATTTTCGTGGATTACCATTGTTCGACAAACTGGGAGCGTATGGAGTGTCATCTCAAATGATATCTTGTCAGTTATCCTTGTTGTATACTGCTTTGTATCTGTCTGGTTTGTCGGAGGGCTGACAGTTTTCCACATCTATCTAATGTGTACCAATCAGGTAGAGCTTTATGTTTTTAGATATAACACCTGTATTTATCTTACCGAATATGTGATCCATGAAAGTGTCTAAACCAAATATAAATATGTGGTTTTAGTCATGGATAAAAGCTTTCTATTTTGTTCAATATGACTCTGAAAGTATTTGCATACATAACGCACTATTCTTGGTTGCATTTTGAACGTTAATCTTTTTGCAGACAACTTATGAAAATTTTCGTTATCGCTATGATAAGAAGGTCAACCCCTTTACCAAAGGGCTTGTTGGAAATCTGAAGGATGTTTTCTGGTCTAAGATCCCTCCTTCAATGATTGATTTTCGAGCATGGGTGACAGAAGACGAAGAAGCCAGCCTACAATACAGTGCTTCTTCAACCAATAGGGGCTTCATCATCTCAAAGGACAAATTTGACTTGGAAATGGACATGATGTTTCCCAAGGATGGTAACATGAAACTTCCTAATATGTTGCAAAATTTGGATTATGCGGATATCGATGATGATTTGAAGAAAAAGGATGTTGTAGACCGAAATATTGCATACGCGTTTCCTTCTATGCAAGAACGGGCCTTGCAAAATTCGATGTTAAACGATATGAATGATAAGAGAACTCAGTAGTGCCGTAAAATTCAATCTCATCACCTCCAAGAATCTTGGAGACAAAGGTATTGCTTCTTGCTTTTGCTGCAAAGTTTGGTTCGATGAAGCACGGTTAAATTTCTCCCAGGCGTGCCAAATTGAAATATTTAGTAGGATAGTCTATACATTCAAATTTATTTCAAGCTGCCTGATGCACACATGCGTTATTCTCAGGTCTCGTGGAGATATTTCCTCCGAAGCGATAGTAAACGACGGATTGAGCATTGATGTCGAGTTGTTTTGAATAGGGATTAACTCTTAAATGGATTTGGGTGTGGATTTAATGAGGAAGTGATCGTAAGTAATGTGTAGAAAGTCTATTTGCCTCTTCATATCTATGTTCACCTAAATCTATTATGAATTGACTCAGTGCCaaaagaatttgaagaaaaaagaaacttgTACCTTGTTTATAATAGTTAATTGAGCTTAATGttgaagaaaatattttgattgtggtGTAACATGTACCTTTTGCATGACATTCACTTTCTCTTCTATTCTTAACTTATTTTCCATTTGGTTGATAGATTTGTTTAGATTGTGAAGAATCTGAGTCAGTATTTATGTTctccattttcctttttgttgAATATATTGCTGTGATTAAGACTAAGATGTATTTtatacaatttttctttttaaaataaatttttaacaaCTTGCTTTTGAAATTTGGCCAGGAAATCAATACTTAATAAAGTTGAAAAGGCAACTAAGAATTAGAGAGAAAATGCTAAAGTTTAAggtcttagtttttttttttttttttttttttaatttgtagtttttgaaatttatgtctgCCATCTTACATTTTTTCACTCtagttttatttttctcaagAAACATTTGTTAAATTTTAAGACAAAAATGAAACTATAAGATTTTGTTTGATTGATGACTATTTGGTTTTTGGAAATTTAATTTGGGTTTTTCTTAGTAACATTGTCTACTTTTTAGGGTGTTTTTAAAATCCAACCCAAGTTCATTATTCTAAAacaaatagttttttaaaaactcTTTGAAATTTAGATATGAATACTAGTGTTCTCTTGGAAAAGATGGAAAATGagaaatcaaagtataatttataaaaatcaGATATGAAGTTTAAGAATGgtatttttttccttccttttttttaaaaaattttcttGAATTTTGGAAATAGTTTGATTTGATTAAAAAGCAAAGAAATAGGTGATagggaaattgtcaaaaatagaaaaacaataataaattttgtcttaaataagATAAGGAAATCAAGGTAAAATAGTTATCTAAATATAAATTTAGACAAATATATGTTCTAAACTACGTGCATTTAGTCACAAGAACAATATTTTGATATGGATTAAAAAAATGAACATAGTGTAATTATTATACATCTCACAGCAATCACAAGTATAAAAATATGTACATacatatattaaaaaaacaatcaaGAAAAATATGTAATGCGATAAATTTTGATTAAACAATTGAACAAGTGAAATAGAAAGTAAAATTTGTTGTAAGAATTTTATTTGATAAGACAATCTATTTCTTACCTTTATTATTGCTATACGATTGGAAAGGTATGTCTTAGTACCTATAACAAAATTGAAGCTTTGTCCGTTATTGGGTCCACGTAAATGAATTGTGAATTTTGCTCAAGTAAGTCGCATTTCCTTTTCTAATTTCTTTAAACTtagtttttagattttttttaaaattaaatattacaCTTAAAatgggtttttttaaaatataaaacaaacggataaaatatttatactagcaattttgaaaacagaaaaatGCTACGTGTctacaatgaaaaatataaaaaataaccTAGTCAACAAGCCATTAATTGGCCAAACGCGCatgtgtaattcttcttctaaacaattATGATACgtgatcgtgtaggaaatgatacacgatcgtgtagttctttaaacgatgggaaaaatgtttcgtgtaattcttcttttaaatgatcatgatcgcaatcatgtagttctttttaataatgaaaaaaaaatgttcgtgtaattcttcttcaaTATGATCATGATAATCGATTtttgtaggaaatgatacacaatCGCGTAGAAAATTTATGCATGATtgtatagttctttttaaagATGGAAAAAATGGTTCGCGTAATTCTTATTCTAAACGATCTTGAAACAGTTTAGAAGTATTTTGTTTATAAAGTATTTTGTTCCTTTTTGAAACAGTTTGAAGTGTCCCTCATGCTCGCAATCCCAACTGAAGTGGGAATGTCATACTTTGCACCATTCATCGAGACAGAAAAAGATATACTCAAAGAAGCAGAAGATGAGCTTTGAAAGACCAAGAATTCTGACCACATAGCCCATGTTTCACTGAATAGAGGCATGCCCTCTACAAGTGGGATTGATGTCCTGACGAAAATGGTAGAGAAGATTGAGAATAGCCAAAAAAAGGATGGAGACAAGTGTGGAAAGTATTCTTGAGTTTCTTAAATCTGTAGAATTGAGAATGAATAACCGGTTTGAAGAACTAGGACAGAAGATGAATGGAATAATAGAAGCAATAAGAAGCCAACAACGTAGTTCTTCGGGTGGCCAATACACCCATAAATTTATGGTAAGCATATTGTGTAGACTTTAATAGTCTGTGTGCATGAATCTAAATCTTAACAAATACAGTGTATCTGGTTTGTATTTGTTGCGTAGGGAGCAATGGCGTTTGAAAAGCACCTTGAGAAGGTGGAGGAGGaccaagaagaagatgatgttgaAGATTTGAACTTGGATTCAAGCAATCCAACAGTGCTTGGAAAAAGGGATGACGATGAAGACAAAGACGAAAAATGGCTTACGGATGAAAGTCGAGCAGAAAGTTCGAGAGGGCAAGATGATGGTCAATCTAAAGTGGCAAAATCAGAGACACCACCAACAGCCGGAGATAAAGATTCTTCGCCGTATAAggcaaagaaaaaaatgaaactgTTGAAGATGTGTATAATACATATTATagactaatatatttatatacttgTAATAGGCCACGGAGGAAACAAATGAGAAGATAAACAGGCTGATACGATCAATCGATGAAAGTGTTATATATAACGAGATCAAGAAGAAAGAACACATGAGAAGAACGATATAGTTGTGGATGTGTGTATGTTTATTATACTAAGTGACTATTAGTTTAATGACTATAATATAAACTATATTGAATTTGTACCTTTAACTGTAGTAGTAGACTCACCATATTAGGAAGTGTGTGACAATCGATGATATGAAAGTTTTTTTGAGTTATCTACAAGTTGCTATTGTTTTCTGTAATGAATTATGGTAATTACATAGTATATGTTGATTACAGTGTTATTCTGGGTAATTGTCATTATGAATATCATTGAATGGGTTGCTGTGAGACAATCGTTATGAATATAATTGAATGGGTTGCTGTGAGATATTTATCATTATGAATATCAGTTAATGAACAGAAGGTATAATATTGAATGAATGTATAATCTTATTAATCTAATGTTAGGAAGGCAAgattagttatttttctaaagtaatttagacaataaagatgttaaaatttcaaaaagagtATCCTTTGCTCTGTTCTTCGTTGAAGTTTACGTTTACGTTTTTACGGTCATGAACGTTCTGGTTGATTGTCTTCCGATGaatcttctcttttatttttccttaatTACGGTTGattggcaaaattaaagatagaccACATTATATtaggcatgattttagggagggttgagatttgaatctaaacttaactgtttgcattatatttgccatgatTTTAGAGAATGGTTggtatttgaaatttgaatcctttaaatattttgggttactttttaaattgtttttgttaatagttaattattgcattatttTTGCCATTATTTTAGGACGTATTCACTTTTGAATGATACATTCCAAAATTTCAACAATGAAGATTTGAATcattttttcattaatttcttattttttatgataataaacTATTATTGCATTATATAGTTTTGGATCTATAATAGTtcgaatatataattattgcattaaaaaaattaaataattgggGTTATGGTTCATTAATTTGAAGTTAAAAATCGAAATAATTAgaggatattgaaaccaattgaatatgtttagggatctatgaaagaatataaattttttttttgatttagttaataattatcataagtgggtgtgtttacaaatatattGTAATCGAAtacgtgatattttatttaatttttcgaCCTCgttaaatatactgtatttgtgATTGGATAGTTCTCATCGGTCGAAGGCAATTTCGAACCAAAAAATGGAAAACTATTTAAGAcagttatttttaaataagagtttggtatttttaaaatttatattattatatttgccATTTTCACGAATTCCCGGTAAATATACCACCACCGGAAAGAATCCCACGTCTGTTAAATGGCAACCACACgccttttaatttaattttctaaaaagaaaaaagaaaaataggaaCCGCATATTTATGTGATGACATGGCATTATCAGCCCCATCGAGTAATCAGGAAAACCAATAAATACACGCCACGTTTCAATATCATTTAGCAAAAATCTTCAATTTCATTGGATAGATTATATTACATCACTATCTTCATATTTATAAAATCAGTGCTTTTGAAGCTCTTTATTTGTGTTTTCCTCATCCGCCATTGCAGCTCCTCCAAACAAAGCTTTCTCCATCCATGGCTGCCTCCGCCGAGATGGCTCTCGTCAAGCCCATTTCAAAGTTCTGCTGTAGAACTCTCGAATTCGGAATCCCTAGAACAAGAGCAATTCCATTCTCTTACTCCAAATTCACCGCCATTAAAATGTCTGCAACTTCCTCTCAATCGCCTCCCAAGCCTTCTAAGAACGCCAACAAGGCTGCGATTAAGGAGACGCTTCTCACTCCTAGGTTCTACACCACTGATTTTGATGAGATGGAGACGCTTTTCAATACTGAAATCAACAAGAATTTGAACCAAGCTGAGTTTGAGGCTTTGCTCCAGGAGTTCAAAACTGATTATAATCAGACTCATTTTGTGAGGAATAAGGAGTTTAAGGAAGCTGCTGATAAAATGCAAGGAGCTCTTAGAGATATTTTTGTTGAGTTTCTTGAGAGGTCTTGTACTGCTGAGTTCTCTGGGTTTCTTCTCTATAAAGAGCTGGGAAGGAGGCTTAAGGTATTCATTATGAACTTCAGAATGAATTGTTTCTATCATTTTCAAATTGAATGTTTGTAAATCCTGCTCATAGCTGTACTGTTATTTTGACATCGTTTGTGATTCTGAATTGAAAATTCGTCAACATTTCTTTGGAATAGTTTTGAAAACAAATGAGAAGACTAGAGAGCTATTGATTAGAATAGTTTTCAAACATTTCCTTGATTCCAATTGGATAATGATTTTGTTTCTGGTTTTCTAAAATACTTTcataatctttttttaaatcatAAATTGCCTAGTGAGATTAGTTGAGGAATGCATAATTCTTGGACACTTACccatttaaaataaaactacTATGAATCTAGAGACAGAATTAAGTCAAACTTCTAGTTAGACCAACTTTGTTCTATGGTAACTGATTTTTGGTTTTCATGTAAAAGTGGTATGCTATTCGAATGCATAGCTTGTCCTCTGTTCTATTATTCTTATTATACTGCAGAATGGTTTCTGAAGTTCACTTTGAAATCGCATTTTCTCTCTTATATTCTCTTTGAGCATTATGGATGAATCATCCATATTGCTCAAAGAGAATATAAGGGAGAAAATGCGATTTATTCTCCGAAgaataatgtatatatatattatctcaTTTTGCCGATTGTTTGATGTCTATCAGAAAACCAATCCAGTGGTGGCTGAGATTTTCTCTCTGATGTCCAGGGATGAAGCCAGGCATGCTGGGTATGTACTTTTTTTATAGCCTCAAAAGCATCAAATAAGCTTCCTTTATTGATATTAACGTATGCTAC contains:
- the LOC103502894 gene encoding probable protein S-acyltransferase 1 isoform X1, whose translation is MNEEPGWDGSPSNAIHIPSHKPPQRRLYHVWKGNNKFLCGGRLVFGQDGASLFLTSFLIGGPAITFCIRMLVAIRSANQPFHFPALIGGMVLTVLDFIFLFLTSGRDPGIIPRNSIPPDSEEIDMTTPSMEWVNHKTPNLKIPRIKDITINGYSVKVKFCDTCLLYRPPRASHCSICNNCVQKFDHHCPWVGQCIGLRNYRFFIMFISTSTILCIYVFTFSWITIVRQTGSVWSVISNDILSVILVVYCFVSVWFVGGLTVFHIYLMCTNQTTYENFRYRYDKKVNPFTKGLVGNLKDVFWSKIPPSMIDFRAWVTEDEEASLQYSASSTNRGFIISKDKFDLEMDMMFPKDGNMKLPNMLQNLDYADIDDDLKKKDVVDRNIAYAFPSMQERALQNSMLNDMNDKRTQ
- the LOC103502894 gene encoding probable protein S-acyltransferase 4 isoform X2: MNEEPGWDGSPSNAIHIPSHKPPQRRLYHVWKGNNDFIFLFLTSGRDPGIIPRNSIPPDSEEIDMTTPSMEWVNHKTPNLKIPRIKDITINGYSVKVKFCDTCLLYRPPRASHCSICNNCVQKFDHHCPWVGQCIGLRNYRFFIMFISTSTILCIYVFTFSWITIVRQTGSVWSVISNDILSVILVVYCFVSVWFVGGLTVFHIYLMCTNQTTYENFRYRYDKKVNPFTKGLVGNLKDVFWSKIPPSMIDFRAWVTEDEEASLQYSASSTNRGFIISKDKFDLEMDMMFPKDGNMKLPNMLQNLDYADIDDDLKKKDVVDRNIAYAFPSMQERALQNSMLNDMNDKRTQ